A single Oryza brachyantha chromosome 8, ObraRS2, whole genome shotgun sequence DNA region contains:
- the LOC102709298 gene encoding indole-2-monooxygenase-like encodes MIDQVMLLLHHKFMAPLMAEEPLHYLLGLAILFFFLLLLLVVQYYYLSAATTRSPAATSKIVLPPSPPRLPVIGHMHLVGSSPHVSLASLASEHAADGLILLQLGQVRNLVVSSARAAEAVLRTHDHVFASRPRSAIADILAYGSSNIAFSPYGEYWRKARKLVVTHLLSPKKVHSLSLRRGREEEVSLVVAKLHEAAAARAAVDMRELLGSFTNGVLGWAVAGRSFRREGRNQLFMELAAGNADQYAGFNLEDYFPSLAKVDVLRRVVSADTKKLRDKWHRVLDEIVTEHQNKSSLHHHHHHQEQDSDFVDILLSRQQEYNLTRENIHAILMDMFAAGTDTSYITLEFAMVELIRKPHLMTKLQDEVRKMTTEASKMVYEDDMDNMPYLKAVIKETLRLHPPVPLLLPRLSMAQCDVYGYTIPTNTRVIVNVWALGRDANYWEKPEDFMPERFMDSTNTTNHVDFKGTDFQFIPFGAGRRMCPGMNFGLSSVELMLANLMYCFNWDLPAGMDKDDVDMTDVFALTMGRKERLHLIPRLHALN; translated from the exons ATGATTGATCAAGTGATGCTCTTGCTCCATCACAAATTCATGGCTCCATTAATGGCAGAGGAGCCACTGCACTATCTACTCGGGCTCGccatcctcttcttcttcctcctcctgcttcTTGTGGTACAGTACTACTACCTGTCTGCAGCAACGACGAgatcaccggcggcgaccagcAAGATCGTGCTGCCACCGTCGCCTCCGAGGCTCCCGGTGATAGGGCACATGCACCTCGTCGGCTCCAGCCCTCACGTCTCCCTCGCCAGCCTCGCCAGCGAGCACGCCGCCGACGGCCTCATTCTCCTCCAGCTCGGCCAGGTGCGCAACCTCGTCGTGtcgtccgcccgcgccgcggaggCCGTCCTCCGCACGCACGACCACGTCTTCGCGTCGCGGCCGCgctccgccatcgccgacaTCCTCGCCTACGGCTCGTCCAACATCGCCTTCTCCCCCTACGGCGAGTACTGGCGCAAGGCGAGGAAGCTCGTCGTGACGCACCTGCTCAGCCCCAAGAAGGTCCACTCGCTCTCGCTCCGCCGTGgccgcgaggaggaggtgagcCTGGTCGTCGCCAAGCTCCacgaggcggccgccgcgcgcgccgccgtcgacatGAGGGAGCTGCTCGGCTCCTTCACCAACGGCGTCCTGGGCTGGGCCGTGGCCGGGAGGTCCTTCCGGCGAGAAGGCCGGAACCAGCTGTTCatggagctcgccgccggcaacgCTGATCAGTATGCCGGGTTCAACTTGGAAGATTACTTCCCGAGCTTGGCGAAGGTAGATGTGCTCCGGCGAGTGGTGAGCGCCGACACGAAGAAGCTGAGGGACAAATGGCACAGGGTTCTCGATGAGATCGTCACCGAGCATCAAAACAAATCGTCGCttcatcatcaccatcatcatcaagaaCAAGACTCAGATTTCGTAGATATTCTGCTCTCTCGTCAACAAGAGTACAATCTCACCAGAGAGAATATCCACGCCATCTTGATG GACATGTTTGCAGCAGGAACAGACACCTCATATATAACTCTTGAATTTGCCATGGTCGAGCTCATAAGAAAACCCCATCTCATGACCAAGCTACAAGACGAGGTTAGAAAGATGACAACCGAGGCTAGCAAGATGGTGTATGAAGATGACATGGACAATATGCCCTACCTAAAGGCCGTTATAAAAGAGACTCTCCGATTGCACCCACCAGTTCCGCTTCTCCTCCCACGCCTCTCTATGGCCCAATGTGATGTGTATGGTTATACAATCCCAACCAACACACGTGTCATCGTTAATGTATGGGCTCTTGGTAGAGATGCTAACTATTGGGAGAAGCCAGAAGATTTTATGCCAGAGAGATTTATGGACAGTACAAACACTACAAATCATGTTGATTTTAAAGGAACGGACTTTCAATTTATCCCATTTGGAGCTGGACGAAGGATGTGTCCGGGGATGAATTTTGGACTGTCATCTGTGGAGCTCATGCTGGCAAACCTTATGTATTGCTTTAACTGGGATCTTCCGGCTGGGATGGACAAAGATGATGTTGATATGACAGATGTGTTTGCACTCACAATGGGCCGAAAGGAGAGGCTCCATCTCATCCCAAGATTACACGCTCTCAATTAG
- the LOC102712102 gene encoding indole-2-monooxygenase-like codes for MIFFFLLLTLLLHFARSRRDRNSTELPSKLPSPPFKLPVIGHMHLIGSQLPHVSLRDLAAKHGPDVMLIHLGAVPTLVVSSPRAAKAVLRTHDLAFASRPRSMLTDIIMYGASDSCFAPYGDHFRKARKAVTVHLLSSKKVQSYRPVREEEVRLVLAKLRHHAAAPVDMSQLLQSFANDLICRTISGKFFCEEGRNEVFRDLVAANNALLGGFNLEAYFPGLARMRLISKLVGGRAMRVRRRWDQLLDNLIDDHLAIRLARTHDDDQHDTDFIDVLLSRQEEYGFHRDTIKALLIDMFEAGTDTTHLVLEYAMVELIRKPHVLAKLQDEVRSITPKGQDAVTEDDIVDMVYLKAVIKETLRLHPPGGLTIPHLAREDCAIVDGSYMIPAGTCVIINLWALNRHADYWDMPDEFMPGRFMDGINKGTNFQGQYFHFLPFGSGRRMCTGIHSATITLQIMLANLMYCFNWKLPSGMKEEDVDTTDVFGLAIHRKEKLFLVPQVA; via the exons atgatcttcttcttcctcctcctcacgcTCCTGCTCCACTTTGCACGATCAAGGAGGGATCGTAACAGTACTGAGCTTCCGAGCAAGCTCCCATCGCCGCCGTTCAAGCTGCCTGTGATCGGGCACATGCACCTCATCGGCTCCCAGCTGCCTCACGTCTCCCTccgcgacctcgccgccaAGCACGGCCCTGACGTCATGCTCATCCACCTCGGCGCCGTCCCCACCCTCGTCgtctcctcgccgcgcgccgccaagGCCGTCCTGCGCACGCACGACCTCGCCTTCGCGTCGCGCCCGCGGTCCATGCTCACCGACATCATCATGTACGGAGCGTCCGACTCGTGCTTCGCCCCCTACGGCGACCATTTCCGCAAGGCCAGGAAGGCGGTGACCGTCCACCTGCTCAGCTCCAAGAAGGTGCAGTCCTACCGCCCCgtccgggaggaggaggtgcggcTAGTGCTGGCCAAGCTCCGCCaccacgcggcggcgccggtggacATGAGCCAGCTGCTGCAGTCCTTCGCCAACGACCTCATCTGCCGCACGATTTCAGGCAAGTTCTTCTGCGAGGAAGGCCGGAACGAGGTGTTCCGGGATCTGGTGGCCGCCAACAACGCTCTCCTCGGAGGATTCAACCTGGAGGCCTACTTCCCGGGGTTGGCGAGGATGAGGCTCATCAGCAAGCTCGTCGGCGGCAGAGCCATGAGGGTCAGGAGGAGGTGGGACCAACTGCTCGACAACCTCATCGACGACCATCTCGCTATTAGGTTGGCTCGCACTCACGACGATGACCAACACGACACTGACTTCATCGACGTCCTCCTTTCCCGCCAGGAGGAGTATGGCTTCCACAGAGACACTATCAAAGCCTTATTAATA GACATGTTTGAAGCAGGTACGGACACAACACACCTAGTTCTAGAATACGCCATGGTTGAGCTCATACGTAAACCACATGTTCTAGCAAAGCTGCAAGACGAAGTAAGAAGCATCACACCGAAAGGGCAAGACGCAGTCACCGAAGACGACATCGTCGACATGGTCTACTTGAAGGCCGTTATCAAGGAGACACTCCGGCTACACCCGCCGGGAGGTCTCACCATTCCTCACCTCGCTAGAGAAGACTGCGCCATTGTTGATGGCAGCTACATGATCCCGGCAGGAACATGCGTGATCATCAATCTGTGGGCACTCAATAGGCATGCTGATTACTGGGACATGCCAGATGAGTTCATGCCGGGGAGATTCATGgatgggattaacaagggcaCCAACTTTCAGGGGCAATATTTTCACTTCCTGCCGTTTGGGTCTGGACGAAGAATGTGTACTGGAATTCATTCTGCAACGATCACCCTTCAGATTATGTTGGCTAATCTCATGTACTGTTTCAACTGGAAGCTACCATCAGGAATGAAGGAGGAGGATGTCGATACGACTGATGTGTTTGGATTGGCCATACATCGCAAGGAGAAGCTCTTCTTAGTGCCCCAAGTTGCTTga
- the LOC102712380 gene encoding indole-2-monooxygenase-like codes for MALAQALSSPARFLLAGAAALLPLVIAVILLLKRNYLRPAETCRGHRQRLPPSPPRLPIIGHLHLVGFLPHINLRHLAVKYGARDYMLVHFGSMPTLVVSSPRAAEAVLRTHDHAFASRPPYPVTDALFAGTPDIAMAVYGEQWRQARKLLTTHMLTVKKVQAYRPGREEEVRTAMARLRWAATANDTVVDMSDLLYSFTTGLMYRAVSGESDDGRNRHIRELLDATVKLVGGFYPESFFPWLGHVGAVRRATYARAEKVKRRWNELFDAMIDDAGKPTPAKQRQPEGFIRQLLSHQRDHGLPREHIKGMLINVFFGGTDTSYMVLEFMVAELIRNPNAMHKLQAELRSRVPGKREVVTEDDLTDMTYLRAVIKETLRLHPPAPLLEPHLSMDRLQIDGYTIPANISVIVNAWAIGRDETVWEDAEEFKPERFIGSEVTFKGNDFELLPFSAGRRICPGVNFSMATLEIMVANLMYHFDWKLPEGMEANGIDMTEVFSSTLHRKEKLLLVPKHVLINNIIGCDN; via the exons ATGGCTCTCGCCCAAGCattgtcgtcgccggcgcgatttctcctcgccggcgccgctgccctGCTCCCTCTCGTCATTGCCGTCATCCTACTGCTGAAACGCAACTACTTGCGGCCGGCAGAGACATGTCGTGGTCACCGGCAGCGGCTCCCTCCTTCGCCTCCGAGGTTGCCCATCATcggccacctccacctcgtcGGCTTCCTCCCCCACATCAACCTCCGACACCTCGCCGTCAAGTACGGCGCCCGCGACTACATGCTCGTCCACTTCGGCTCCATGCCCACCCTCGTCgtctcctcgccgcgcgccgccgaggcTGTCCTCCGCACGCACGACCACGCCttcgcctcgcgcccgccgtACCCGGTCACCGACGCGCTCTTCGCCGGCACTCCGGACATCGCCATGGCCGTCTACGGCGAGCAGTGGCGCCAGGCCAGGAAGCTGCTCACCACGCACATGCTCACCGTCAAGAAGGTGCAGGCCTACCGCCCCGgccgcgaggaggaggtgcgCACGGCCATGGCCAGGCTCCGGTGGGCGGCCACGGCGAACGACACCGTGGTGGACATGAGCGACCTGCTCTACTCCTTCACCACCGGCCTCATGTACCGCGCCGTCTCCGGCGAGTCCGACGACGGCCGGAACAGGCACATCCGGGAGCTGCTCGACGCGACGGTCAAGCTCGTCGGAGGGTTCTACCCGGAGAGCTTCTTCCCGTGGCTAGGCCACGTCGGCGCGGTCAGGCGGGCGACATACGCAAGAGCAGAGAAGGTGAAGAGGAGATGGAACGAGCTGTTCGACGCCATGATCGACGACGCCGGCAAGCCTACACCGGCGAAGCAACGTCAGCCTGAAGGATTCATACGACAACTTCTCTCCCATCAACGCGACCATGGCCTCCCCAGAGAACACATCAAGGGCATGCTCATA AACGTGTTTTTCGGAGGAACGGACACGTCATACATGGTGCTGGAATTCATGGTGGCTGAGCTGATTAGGAACCCTAATGCCATGCACAAGCTACAAGCCGAGCTGAGGAGCAGAGTGCCTGGCAAGAGGGAGGTTGTCACTGAAGATGATCTCACTGACATGACCTATCTCAGGGCGGTCATTAAGGAGACACTTCGACTGCACCCTCCAGCGCCGCTCCTTGAACCTCACCTCTCAATGGACAGGCTGCAGATTGACGGTTACACGATTCCCGCCAACATATCGGTCATCGTCAATGCGTGGGCTATTGGTAGGGATGAAACCGTTTGGGAGGATGCCGAGGAATTCAAGCCAGAGAGGTTTATTGGCTCGGAGGTCACTTTTAAGGGTAACGACTTTGAGCTGTTGCCATTTAGTGCTGGAAGAAGAATATGTCCTGGGGTGAATTTCTCGATGGCCACCCTCGAGATTATGGTTGCCAACCTCATGTACCATTTCGACTGGAAGTTGCCGGAGGGAATGGAGGCAAATGGGATCGATATGACAGAGGTGTTTTCGTCGACGCTGCATCGCAAGGAAAAGCTCCTGCTAGTCCCAAAACACGtcctaattaataatataattgggTGTGATAACTAG
- the LOC102709583 gene encoding protein DMP3-like has translation MASSAVVRQRPAIGKPAGEGDSAAVAAGDGGGARPPAARPSLFSQALASTASLANLLPTGTVMAFQLLAPTFTNNGACDATTALLTAGLLAVLALSCVLASFTDSLRGPDGRVYYGLATPRGLWLLDYPSGPGAAPPPDTSRYRLRTIDAVHAALSAGVFGVVAARDKNVVGCFWPAPAKETEEVLGIVPLGVGVICSLLFVVFPTTRHGIGYPVTNSS, from the coding sequence ATGGCGTCTTCCGCCGTCGTCAGGCAGAGGCCAGCGATTGGTAAGCCAGCTGGAGAAGGAGATAGCGCTGCTGTCGCTGCtggcgacggtggtggtgctcggccgccggcggcgaggccgtcgCTGTTCTCGCAGGCGCTGGCGTCCACGGCGAGCCTGGCGAACCTGCTGCCGACGGGCACGGTCATGGCGTTCCAGCTGCTGGCGCCGACCTTCACCAACAACGGAGCCTGCGACGCCACCACGGCgctcctcaccgccggcctcctcgccgtgctCGCGCTCTCCTGCGTCCTCGCCTCCTTCACCGACTCCCTCAGGGGCCCCGACGGCCGCGTCTACTACGGCCTCGCTACGCCGCGGGGGCTCTGGCTGCTGGACTACCCTTCCGgtcccggcgccgcgccgccgccggacaccTCGCGGTACCGGCTGAGGACCATCGACGCCGTGCACGCCGCGCTGTCGGCGGGCGTGTTCGGtgtggtggcggcgagggaCAAGAACGTGGTGGGGTGCTtctggccggcgccggcgaaggaGACGGAGGAGGTGCTGGGCATCGTGCCGCTGGGCGTGGGCGTCATCTGCAGCCTCCTCTTCGTCGTCTTCCCCACCACTCGCCATGGCATCGGCTACCCCGTCACCAACTCTTCTTGA
- the LOC107304693 gene encoding uncharacterized protein LOC107304693 yields MPMAPEQQLRDDDDFTFPTPPQLPLFATTRHHHLPGSSPSSSPPVWLLSSPIRRSFSAADCAGSPWRNARAVLRRHATDRRGACSPALSDYASAAAGLSYGEDEEDEDEEEERMDSLWEDLNDDDAAAGGTKKGDMFLASLDVSRRRSVGGADLFEKRKPPAGAALGESRSSRRRAPGLVAMMRSLKKMLVAHKGKSKVHKSDEQSNASASASNSSCANSAKK; encoded by the coding sequence ATGCCCATGGCGCCGGAGCAGCAACtacgagacgacgacgacttcaCCTTCCCGACTCCGCCGCAGCTGCCGCTCTTCGCCACcacccgccaccaccacctccccggctcctccccttcttcctccccgCCGGTCTGGCTGCTCTCCTCGCCCATCCGCCGCAgcttctccgccgccgactGCGCCGGCTCGCCGTGGCGAAACGCGCGTGCCGTGCTCCGGCGCCACGCCACCGACCGCCGCGGCGCGTGCTCCCCCGCCCTCAGCGACtacgcctccgccgcggccggcttATCctacggcgaggacgaggaggacgaggacgaagaggaggagaggatggaCAGCCTCTGGGAGGACctcaacgacgacgacgcagcaGCCGGCGGGACGAAGAAGGGCGACATGTTCCTCGCCTCTCTCGAcgtgtcgcgccgccgctccgtcGGTGGCGCGGATCTCTTCGAGAAGAGGAAGCCGCCGGCGGGCGCCGCGCTGGGCGAGTCGAggagctcgcggcggcgggcgccgggGCTGGTGGCGATGATGCGGTCGCTGAAGAAGATGCTGGTGGCGCACAAGGGGAAGAGCAAGGTGCACAAGTCCGACGAGCAGAGcaacgcctccgcctccgcctccaacTCCTCCTGCGCTAATTCCGCCAAGAAATGA
- the LOC102709862 gene encoding uncharacterized protein LOC102709862 — protein sequence MECEAEELQFLGMVGIYREAAAILRAHRPLFARIAAAFVLPLSLLFLAHIAISHALFSHIDSDDSALDSAAPGTPAQRRLLHRLADDWLALLLFKAAYLLALLLLSLLSTAAAVFSVASVYSAKHDALSFPRVLSVVPRVWRRLAATFLAAFLLLFAYHLLFLAIFVALLVAADSGSGLAALLAFLLALAYLAGLVYLSVVWHLASVVSVLEDYKGFHAMRRSKELIQGKLWTASAIFFLLNLVFVVVEVAFRAWVVRGATHGIGAGARLLLGIAMLAALCAVVMLALVVQTVVYLVCKSYHHESIDKSNLSDHLEVYLGEYVPLKASDVQMEQFNL from the coding sequence ATGGAGTGCGAGGCGGAGGAGCTGCAGTTCCTGGGCATGGTGGGGATCTacagggaggcggcggccatccTGCGCGCGCACCGCCCGCTCTTCGcccgcatcgccgccgccttcgtcctcccgctctccctcctcttcctcgcccACATCGCCATCTCCCACGCCCTCTTCTCCCACATCGACTCCGACGACTCCGCCCTCGACTCCGCCGCCCCCGGCACCCCCgcccagcgccgcctcctccaccgcctcgccgacgactggctcgccctcctcctcttcaAGGCCGCCTacctcctcgccctcctcctcctctccctcctctccaccgccgccgccgtcttctccGTCGCCTCCGTCTACTCCGCCAAGCACGACGCCCTCTCCTTCCCGCGCGTCCTCTCCGTCGTCCCCCGCGTctggcgccgcctcgccgccaccttcctcgccgccttcctcctcctcttcgcctaccacctcctcttcctcgccatcttcgtcgccctcctcgtcgccgcagACTCCGGATCCGgcctcgccgcgctgctcgccttcctcctcgccctcgcctACCTCGCGGGCCTCGTCTACCTCAGCGTCGTCTGGCACCTCGCCAGCGTCGTCTCCGTCCTCGAGGACTACAAGGGGTTCCACGCCATGCGCAGGAGCAAGGAGCTCATCCAGGGCAAGCTCTGGACCGCCTCCGCCATCTTCTTCCTGCTCAAcctcgtcttcgtcgtcgtcgaggtcgCCTTCCGCGCCTGGGTCGTGCGGGGTGCCACCCACGgcatcggcgccggcgcaaGGCTCCTCCTGGGCATCGCCATGCTGGCCGCGCTCTGCGCCGTCGTCATGCTAGCGCTCGTCGTGCAGACGGTGGTCTACCTGGTGTGTAAGAGCTACCACCACGAGAGCATCGACAAGAGCAACCTCTCCGACCACCTCGAGGTCTACCTCGGCGAGTACGTCCCGCTCAAGGCCAGCGACGTCCAGATGGAGCAGTTCAACCTCTGA